A window from Chrysemys picta bellii isolate R12L10 chromosome 2, ASM1138683v2, whole genome shotgun sequence encodes these proteins:
- the LOC135981036 gene encoding uncharacterized protein LOC135981036 gives MDMLITVERRFWARETSTEWWDHIIMEAWDDEQWLQNFRMRKATFMGLCEALAPTLRRKDTRLRAALPVEKWVAIAIWKLATPDSYRSVANQFGVGKSTVGIMLMQVCKAINRILLRRTMTLGNVQEIVDGFAQMGFPNCGGTIDGSHIPILAPPHLGTQYVNRKGYFSMVLQALVDHRGRFTDINTGWPGKVHDTRIFRNTWLFRKMQAGLFFPEQKIMVGEVEMPIVILGDLAYPLMPGLMKPYTGSLDSSKERFNYRLSRCRMTVECAFGRLKGCWGSLYGKLDLAENNIPGLYPCAVPSIIFVKGRVKASLRHGPPRFNTWRLNLHSQRAGLLQRPSAGLQGLGMP, from the coding sequence atggacatgctcatcactgtggaacgccgcttttgggctcgggaaacaagcactgaatggtgggatcacatcatcatggaagcctgggatgacgagcaatggctgcagaactttcggatgagaaaagccactttcatgggactgtgtgaggcgCTCGCCCCCACCCtccggcgcaaggacacgagattgagagctgccctgccagtggagaagtgggtggctattgcaatctggaagctggcaactccagacagctaccggtcagtcgcaaaccagtttggagtgggaaagtcgaccgttggaatcatgttgatgcaagtttgcaaggccattaatcgcatcctactcaggagaaccatgactctgggtaacgtgcaggaaatagtggatggctttgcacaaatggggttccctaactgtggagggacGATAGATGGGtcacacattcctattctggcaccaccccacctaggaacccagtacgttaatcggaaggggtatttctctatggttctccaggcacttgtggatcaccgtgggcgtttcactgacattaacacaggctggcccggaaaagtgcatgacacacgcatctttcggaacacttggctgttcaggaagatgcaggctggactttttttcccagagcagaagatcatggtaggggaagttgaaatgcccattgtgatccttggagatctcgcttacccgttaatgccggggctcatgaaaccctacacagggagccttgacagcagcaaggaaaggttcaactacaggctgagccggtgccgaatgactgtggagtgtgcctttggccgtttaaagggctgctggggatctctgtatgggaagctggacttggctgaaaacaACATCCCCGggttatatccgtgtgctgtgccctccataatatttgtgaagggaagggtgaaagcgtcactcaggcatggacctccgaggttcaacacctggaggctgaatttgcacagccagagagcagggctattacagagGCCCAGCGCGGGgttgcaaggattagggatgccttga